The Actinomycetota bacterium genome window below encodes:
- a CDS encoding alpha/beta hydrolase yields the protein MGKAAGKLLKWSLVGGAGMYAAAAAVRFADHRRSEGLARPTALPDGEPVEGIRSADGTPLYVEAIGEGPTVFLIHGLACNHTIWRYQRAYLKDRYRVVSLDLRGHGRSGTPASRDQSTERLAEDLQAVIEHFDPPEFVVCGHSMGGFTTLKWHERFADGYRGRLKGLVLVDSSGVDVVEGIILGGLVKSLYPVPLSTLLDLMAVDLPPAQRAWELYGRTAPAYLFARFTAFGKRPPAPEVEFQRELIFSTPLPNFVRAMKACLDYHVEPESLSRIEVPVLILVGSLDRLTSRRVNERTSMMIPGSRLRVYEDRGHDTMLECPEEVNRELGSFLEECFR from the coding sequence ATGGGAAAGGCAGCCGGTAAACTGCTCAAGTGGTCGCTTGTGGGCGGGGCGGGGATGTACGCCGCCGCGGCGGCGGTGAGGTTTGCCGACCACCGGCGCTCCGAGGGGCTGGCGCGGCCGACGGCCCTGCCGGACGGGGAGCCCGTGGAGGGCATCCGCTCCGCCGACGGGACCCCTCTCTACGTGGAAGCCATCGGGGAGGGCCCCACCGTCTTCCTGATCCACGGGCTGGCCTGCAACCACACCATCTGGCGCTACCAGCGGGCCTATCTCAAGGACCGGTACCGGGTGGTCTCCCTGGACCTGCGGGGGCACGGGAGATCGGGCACCCCGGCGAGCCGGGACCAGAGCACGGAGCGGTTGGCCGAGGATCTCCAGGCGGTGATCGAGCATTTCGACCCTCCGGAGTTCGTGGTCTGCGGCCACAGCATGGGCGGCTTCACCACCCTGAAGTGGCACGAGCGCTTCGCGGACGGCTACCGCGGCCGCCTGAAGGGCCTGGTCCTGGTGGATTCCTCCGGGGTGGACGTGGTGGAGGGGATAATCCTGGGCGGGCTGGTGAAGAGCCTCTACCCCGTTCCCCTTTCCACCCTCCTGGACCTCATGGCCGTTGATCTACCCCCGGCGCAGAGGGCATGGGAGCTTTACGGCAGGACGGCCCCGGCCTACCTCTTCGCGCGCTTCACGGCCTTCGGGAAGAGGCCTCCTGCGCCGGAGGTGGAATTCCAGCGGGAGCTCATCTTCTCCACCCCCCTGCCCAACTTCGTCCGGGCCATGAAGGCCTGCCTGGACTACCACGTGGAGCCGGAGAGCCTTTCCAGGATCGAGGTACCCGTGCTCATCCTGGTGGGAAGCCTGGACCGGCTCACGTCTCGCAGGGTCAACGAGCGGACCAGCATGATGATTCCCGGCTCCAGGCTCCGAGTCTACGAGGACCGGGGCCACGACACCATGCTGGAGTGCCCAGAGGAGGTCAACCGCGAGCTGGGTTCCTTCCTCGAGGAATGCTTCCGCTGA
- a CDS encoding three-Cys-motif partner protein TcmP, translating into MERGWSRLASGEVRFDEIGYWSEIKLDIVRKYARAYSVILTRKKSENSRFSHAYIDGFAGSGVNISRSTGEWIPGSPLNALNIEPKFDEYYLIDLDGDKVSALKAMVGNRSDVHIFHGDCNEILLRDVFPKISYESCKRALCLLDPYGLHLQWKVIECAGKMGTIDLFLNFPVMDINRNALWRNPEGVQEYAIERMNAFWGDESWRDIAYEKRATLFGYDKEIKRSNEEVAEAFRKRLCEKAGFKHVPKPMPMRNSKGSIVYYLYFASQKQVAERIIKDIFRKYESRSAQHG; encoded by the coding sequence TTGGAAAGGGGGTGGAGCAGGTTGGCCTCTGGAGAAGTAAGGTTTGATGAAATAGGTTATTGGTCGGAAATCAAGCTCGACATCGTGAGAAAATACGCACGAGCTTATTCTGTTATCCTCACAAGGAAAAAATCGGAAAACAGCAGGTTTTCCCACGCCTATATAGACGGATTTGCAGGTTCAGGCGTCAATATATCCAGGAGTACGGGTGAATGGATACCCGGAAGCCCACTAAATGCTTTAAATATAGAACCCAAATTTGATGAGTATTATCTTATAGATTTAGATGGCGATAAGGTAAGTGCCCTGAAGGCAATGGTTGGAAATCGATCCGACGTACATATATTTCATGGTGATTGCAACGAGATACTGTTAAGAGATGTTTTTCCGAAAATCAGTTACGAAAGTTGTAAGCGCGCCCTGTGTTTGCTTGATCCCTATGGATTACATCTCCAATGGAAAGTGATAGAGTGCGCTGGAAAAATGGGCACGATAGACTTGTTCTTGAATTTCCCGGTAATGGACATAAACCGAAACGCTTTATGGCGAAACCCAGAGGGAGTGCAGGAGTATGCCATTGAACGCATGAATGCTTTCTGGGGCGACGAGTCCTGGCGTGATATAGCCTATGAAAAAAGAGCTACACTCTTCGGTTATGACAAGGAAATTAAGAGGAGTAACGAGGAAGTTGCAGAAGCTTTTCGAAAAAGGTTATGTGAAAAAGCGGGATTCAAGCATGTACCGAAACCAATGCCCATGCGTAATTCAAAAGGCTCCATTGTGTATTATCTATATTTTGCAAGTCAAAAGCAGGTGGCAGAGAGAATAATAAAGGATATATTCCGGAAATATGAGAGCAGGAGTGCGCAACATGGGTAG
- a CDS encoding phage Gp37/Gp68 family protein encodes MGRSAIEWTESTWNPVTGCTKISPGCSHCYAERMSRRLKAMGHPNYANGFKPTIHENMLEIPLRWKHPQIIFVNSMSDLFHEEVPLEFIFRMFNVMTKAPQHCFQVLTKRSERLREIAPMLPWPPNVWMGVSVEDSVHKYRIDHLKETGACVKFISFEPLLGPIGDLNLEGIDWVIVGGESGPRARPMDPEWAREIRDKCIKAEVPFFFKQWGGVRRKKNGRLLDGMLWNQMPSYILPNEINK; translated from the coding sequence ATGGGTAGGTCAGCCATAGAGTGGACGGAATCAACCTGGAATCCAGTTACGGGATGCACGAAAATAAGCCCGGGGTGTAGTCATTGCTACGCCGAGCGCATGTCAAGGCGCTTGAAGGCCATGGGCCATCCTAACTATGCGAATGGATTCAAACCAACCATACATGAGAATATGCTTGAAATACCGCTGCGCTGGAAGCATCCACAGATCATCTTTGTCAATTCCATGAGCGACCTCTTTCATGAGGAAGTTCCCCTGGAATTCATTTTCAGGATGTTCAATGTTATGACTAAAGCCCCGCAGCACTGCTTTCAAGTCCTTACAAAACGCTCGGAAAGATTGAGGGAAATTGCCCCGATGCTACCGTGGCCACCCAACGTGTGGATGGGAGTAAGCGTGGAAGACTCCGTACATAAGTATCGCATCGATCATTTAAAAGAAACAGGTGCGTGCGTAAAATTCATTTCCTTCGAGCCCCTGTTAGGTCCAATTGGTGACCTTAATCTGGAAGGGATAGATTGGGTGATTGTGGGAGGCGAATCGGGACCCCGAGCACGGCCCATGGATCCGGAATGGGCGAGGGAGATCCGCGACAAGTGTATAAAGGCGGAAGTGCCTTTTTTCTTCAAGCAGTGGGGTGGAGTCCGCAGGAAGAAAAACGGTCGCCTTCTGGATGGCATGTTGTGGAATCAGATGCCGAGTTATATCCTTCCCAACGAGATAAATAAATGA
- a CDS encoding NERD domain-containing protein/DEAD/DEAH box helicase, with protein MIPQTRVEGVPRGELRFYQYLRDGLPDEYTVFHSLPYLSAGERGIFEHEIDFLVVHRKKGLLTIEVKGGEEVIYRPRERKWFSVPASGDRRHEIKDPFDQARSNMHWLKEEILKRGVFPGADDLPCAYGYAVAFPDAAVQAKHFPPHALPELVIDREGLDEVGERVEGIMDRMRRPGSRALTEREYNDLYNRFLLPEFRLTTSIARRLEDEEAEILRLTEEQCRVLDVLRNQRRALIQGYAGTGKTQLAVEKARRLAAEGLSVLILCFNRPLAAYLRKQIRPEEGRIDVYNYHDLCIRLAERAGLPCQVPGEEDRERRQRFWAQEVPRLLGRALDLLDLRYDAVVVDEGQDFRREWSESVLKLLRDREESHLYIFFDERQNLYHGEEPQFPVRGDPFLLTENCRNTRRICEAACRIGEIDEEDYRFDRNPEGEEVRYLPYREPKEQPGIIEDVVSRLLKKGIRPGQITILSPHVRERSCLSGVEELAGCRLVDFEDPGLSSNDLVFCTLKRFKGLESDVVIFCDMDGRFPVHDRKDQYVAVTRAKHLLYVVHDRRWNPPAGQRR; from the coding sequence ATGATTCCCCAGACCAGGGTGGAGGGCGTCCCCCGCGGGGAGCTCCGGTTCTACCAATACCTGCGGGACGGGCTGCCCGACGAATACACGGTCTTCCACTCCCTGCCCTATCTCTCCGCGGGGGAGAGGGGCATCTTCGAGCACGAGATAGACTTCCTCGTCGTCCACCGCAAGAAGGGCCTCCTGACCATCGAGGTCAAGGGCGGGGAGGAGGTGATCTACCGCCCCCGGGAGAGGAAGTGGTTCTCCGTCCCCGCCTCCGGCGACCGGCGCCACGAGATAAAGGACCCCTTCGACCAGGCGCGGAGCAACATGCACTGGCTGAAGGAGGAGATCCTCAAGCGAGGGGTATTCCCCGGGGCGGACGACCTGCCCTGCGCCTACGGGTACGCGGTGGCCTTCCCCGACGCCGCGGTGCAGGCGAAGCATTTCCCTCCCCATGCCCTCCCGGAGCTGGTCATCGACCGCGAGGGCCTGGACGAGGTGGGGGAGAGGGTGGAGGGGATCATGGACCGCATGCGCCGCCCGGGGAGCAGGGCCCTGACCGAGCGGGAGTACAACGACCTCTACAACCGCTTCCTCCTCCCCGAGTTCCGCCTAACCACCTCCATCGCCCGGAGGCTGGAGGACGAGGAGGCGGAGATACTTCGCCTCACCGAGGAGCAGTGCCGCGTCCTGGACGTCCTCAGGAACCAGAGGCGGGCCCTCATCCAGGGTTACGCCGGGACGGGCAAGACCCAGCTGGCGGTGGAGAAGGCCCGCCGCCTGGCCGCCGAGGGCCTCTCCGTGCTCATCCTGTGCTTCAACCGCCCCCTGGCCGCCTACCTCCGGAAGCAGATCCGTCCCGAGGAGGGGAGGATCGACGTCTACAACTACCACGACCTGTGCATCCGCCTGGCCGAGAGGGCCGGGCTCCCCTGCCAGGTGCCCGGGGAGGAGGACCGGGAGAGGCGACAGCGCTTCTGGGCCCAGGAGGTCCCCCGCCTCCTGGGGAGGGCCCTGGACCTCCTGGACCTCCGCTACGACGCGGTGGTCGTGGACGAGGGCCAGGACTTCCGGAGGGAGTGGTCGGAGAGCGTCCTCAAGCTCCTGCGGGACCGGGAGGAGAGCCACCTCTACATCTTCTTCGACGAGAGGCAGAACCTCTACCACGGGGAAGAGCCGCAGTTCCCGGTCCGGGGCGATCCCTTCCTGCTCACCGAGAACTGCCGCAACACGCGGAGGATATGCGAGGCGGCCTGCCGCATCGGGGAGATAGACGAGGAGGACTACCGCTTCGACCGCAACCCGGAGGGGGAGGAGGTGCGCTACCTCCCCTACCGGGAACCCAAGGAACAGCCGGGGATCATCGAGGACGTGGTCTCCCGGCTGCTGAAGAAGGGCATCCGCCCGGGACAGATAACCATCCTCTCCCCTCACGTGCGGGAGAGGAGCTGCCTCTCCGGCGTGGAGGAGCTCGCTGGGTGCCGCCTGGTGGACTTCGAGGACCCGGGCCTCTCCTCCAACGACCTGGTCTTCTGCACCCTGAAGCGCTTCAAGGGCCTGGAGTCCGATGTGGTCATCTTCTGCGACATGGACGGGAGGTTCCCCGTCCACGACCGCAAGGACCAGTACGTGGCCGTCACCCGGGCCAAGCACCTTTTATACGTGGTCCACGACCGTAGGTGGAACCCGCCTGCGGGCCAGCGGAGGTAG